One region of Bosea sp. 29B genomic DNA includes:
- a CDS encoding DUF3592 domain-containing protein, whose amino-acid sequence MSAIIALPSSGAIMELDVCDRITADPTREDITRAIDQRGDDPDWFINLSDDDGYVEAGLEGKGRFRLAYHSGKARFDAAETVDAATLKRILLAYLGGDKSWRGKLAWQPKVSPAKAAEARGEPPTWAVIAVVASLALIFVIAEVLPESWVERLPFAGTTMGNIALIALPMVVMVAAMVVNAVLKVRRASNWSQAPGRIIRSQMAVRRPPVGNEIGTAVNVPAVTYSFSVGGVTYQGTRVSLGDISGKYAQEALARYPAGRSVTVHYDPADPSDCVLEREAPKGAVKGCGLALLVLMLLVWGLYWVATEGAEVLKARMPDADVPVMLFAGLFGAAALLFFIGHRRYLARANAWPVTAGEVVSSTVEQRRSTENGKTRTTYLPVVEFAYTVEGNRLHSRQVKLGLEVSGSESLAQGIVARYPAGAPVEVHYDPQDPSNAALENPTESNWILLGVALACFAIALYASRIFR is encoded by the coding sequence ATGAGCGCCATCATCGCCCTTCCATCGTCGGGGGCGATCATGGAACTTGATGTCTGCGATCGCATCACGGCCGACCCGACGCGGGAGGACATCACCCGCGCCATCGACCAGCGCGGCGACGATCCCGACTGGTTCATCAACCTGTCCGATGATGACGGCTATGTCGAAGCGGGGCTGGAAGGGAAAGGCCGGTTCCGGCTGGCCTACCACTCGGGCAAGGCGCGGTTCGACGCGGCCGAGACGGTCGACGCGGCGACGCTGAAGCGGATACTCCTCGCCTATCTCGGCGGCGACAAGAGCTGGCGCGGCAAGCTGGCCTGGCAGCCCAAGGTCTCGCCGGCCAAGGCGGCTGAGGCCAGAGGCGAGCCGCCGACCTGGGCGGTGATAGCCGTCGTCGCCTCGTTGGCGCTGATCTTCGTGATCGCCGAGGTGCTGCCGGAGAGCTGGGTCGAGCGGCTGCCTTTCGCCGGAACGACCATGGGCAATATCGCGCTGATCGCGCTGCCGATGGTGGTGATGGTCGCCGCTATGGTCGTCAATGCCGTGCTCAAGGTCCGGCGCGCCAGCAACTGGTCGCAGGCGCCGGGGCGCATCATCCGCTCCCAGATGGCGGTGCGGCGGCCGCCCGTGGGCAACGAGATCGGCACCGCCGTCAACGTCCCCGCCGTGACCTATTCCTTCTCGGTCGGCGGGGTGACCTATCAGGGCACGCGAGTCAGCCTCGGCGACATCAGCGGCAAATATGCGCAAGAGGCGCTGGCGCGCTATCCGGCGGGCAGGAGCGTGACCGTCCATTACGACCCGGCCGATCCCAGCGACTGTGTCCTGGAGCGTGAGGCGCCGAAGGGCGCGGTCAAGGGTTGCGGCCTCGCGCTGCTCGTTCTCATGCTCCTGGTCTGGGGGCTCTACTGGGTGGCCACCGAGGGAGCCGAAGTCCTCAAGGCGCGCATGCCGGATGCGGATGTCCCGGTGATGCTGTTCGCCGGCCTGTTCGGCGCTGCGGCGCTGCTGTTCTTCATCGGCCACCGGCGCTATCTCGCCCGCGCCAATGCCTGGCCGGTCACTGCGGGGGAGGTCGTCTCCAGCACCGTCGAGCAGCGCCGCTCGACGGAGAACGGCAAGACGCGCACCACCTATCTCCCCGTCGTCGAGTTCGCCTATACCGTCGAGGGCAACCGCCTGCACAGCCGGCAGGTCAAGCTCGGCCTGGAGGTCTCGGGGTCGGAGAGCCTCGCGCAGGGGATCGTCGCTCGCTATCCGGCCGGCGCGCCGGTCGAGGTGCATTACGACCCGCAGGATCCGTCCAACGCGGCTCTGGAGAATCCGACGGAATCGAACTGGATCCTGCTCGGTGTCGCGCTCGCCTGCTTCGCCATTGCGCTCTATGCGAGCCGCATCTTCCGCTAG
- a CDS encoding carbon-nitrogen hydrolase family protein, which yields MTNAADSLTVGLAQIAPIWLERDATLAKVVAWIERAAQAGCGFVAFGEALVPGYPFWIEHTDGARFESPLQKEIHAHYLDQAVQVEAGHLDAVCAAAARGGIAVMLGIIERPADRGGHSVYCSRVHIGTDGKIASVHRKLMPTYEERLSWAPGDGHGLQVHRVGPFTVGGLNCFENWMPLSRAALYAQGENLHVALWPGNLRNTEGTTRFLAREGRSYVLAVSGLMRRQDVPPGSPAAAMLASCPDMLADGGSGIAGPDGNWLIEPVTGREELLVATLDHREIRRERQNFDQAGHYARPDVTRLVVNRQRQGIASFLDQVMP from the coding sequence ATGACCAACGCCGCAGACAGCCTGACCGTGGGCCTCGCCCAGATTGCCCCGATATGGCTTGAGCGCGACGCCACGCTCGCGAAGGTCGTTGCCTGGATCGAGCGCGCTGCGCAGGCCGGCTGTGGCTTCGTCGCCTTCGGGGAGGCGCTGGTGCCGGGCTATCCCTTCTGGATCGAGCATACCGACGGTGCGCGCTTCGAATCGCCGCTCCAGAAGGAGATCCACGCTCACTATCTCGACCAGGCGGTGCAGGTGGAGGCCGGCCATCTCGACGCGGTGTGCGCCGCCGCGGCGCGAGGTGGCATCGCCGTGATGCTCGGCATCATCGAGCGCCCGGCCGATCGCGGCGGGCACAGCGTCTACTGCTCCCGCGTGCATATCGGCACGGATGGAAAGATCGCCTCGGTGCACCGCAAGCTGATGCCGACCTATGAAGAGCGGCTGAGCTGGGCGCCAGGAGACGGGCACGGCCTGCAGGTGCACCGCGTCGGCCCCTTCACCGTCGGTGGGCTGAACTGCTTCGAGAACTGGATGCCGCTGTCGCGGGCCGCTCTGTACGCGCAAGGCGAAAACCTGCATGTGGCGCTCTGGCCGGGGAACCTGCGCAACACGGAAGGCACCACCCGCTTCCTGGCGCGCGAGGGGCGCAGCTATGTGCTGGCGGTGTCGGGACTGATGCGCCGGCAGGATGTGCCGCCAGGCAGCCCCGCTGCGGCCATGCTGGCGAGTTGCCCCGACATGCTGGCCGATGGCGGCTCGGGCATCGCCGGGCCGGATGGCAACTGGCTGATCGAGCCCGTGACCGGACGCGAGGAGCTTCTGGTTGCAACGCTCGACCATCGCGAGATCCGGCGCGAACGGCAGAACTTCGACCAGGCCGGACATTACGCGCGTCCGGACGTGACGCGTCTTGTCGTCAATCGACAGCGCCAGGGCATCGCCTCATTCCTGGACCAGGTAATGCCGTAG
- a CDS encoding LysR family transcriptional regulator, protein MPANVTLVQLRCFAGVVEHGGFTMAADRLCLTQSAVSQAVAALERALNTPLLLRGRDGLTLTVAGEAALVEARAALAAVARLSICGGLAGRLSGTLRIGVVQSAGVRLLPGWLRRLRAEHPGIAVTLYEGTDPEVTAWIQAGVVEIGITSRTHPELAARPVFSDDYLVVVPFDHAFAARASVSLKALDGQRMLLSGGGCETLIQELLAAASSHPEITCLVRDNTTLLSMVREGLGLTIMPELALDDGSGITALRLSPNLRRTLYAVSLPAETLRPVVTAFLALIESHPVPRRAAQGRKERLSAEGVPLRSWWSSSDPAARPEAGSRPASRSNRSGSRRSPE, encoded by the coding sequence ATGCCAGCTAATGTCACTCTCGTGCAGTTGCGCTGCTTTGCCGGCGTCGTCGAGCATGGCGGCTTCACCATGGCGGCGGACCGCCTCTGCCTCACTCAATCGGCGGTGAGTCAGGCAGTCGCCGCGCTGGAAAGAGCCTTGAACACGCCCCTGCTTCTGCGCGGGCGCGACGGGTTGACGCTGACGGTTGCCGGCGAAGCCGCCTTGGTCGAGGCGCGAGCCGCGCTCGCTGCCGTCGCGCGCCTGAGCATCTGCGGTGGGCTCGCCGGCAGGTTGAGTGGCACCTTGCGGATCGGCGTCGTGCAGAGCGCGGGCGTCCGGCTGCTTCCGGGCTGGTTGCGCCGCCTGCGCGCCGAGCACCCCGGCATCGCGGTGACATTGTACGAGGGCACAGATCCGGAGGTGACGGCCTGGATACAGGCCGGCGTCGTCGAGATCGGCATCACCAGCCGCACCCATCCGGAACTGGCGGCGCGGCCGGTCTTCTCCGACGACTATCTCGTCGTCGTCCCGTTCGACCACGCCTTCGCGGCGCGTGCTTCGGTGTCGCTGAAGGCCCTGGACGGACAGCGCATGCTGCTCTCGGGCGGCGGCTGCGAGACCCTGATCCAGGAGTTGCTGGCTGCGGCGTCCAGCCATCCCGAGATCACCTGTCTCGTTCGCGACAACACGACCCTGCTCAGCATGGTGCGCGAAGGGCTCGGCCTGACGATCATGCCAGAGCTCGCGCTCGACGACGGCAGCGGCATCACCGCGCTCCGTCTCAGCCCAAATCTGCGCCGCACCTTGTACGCGGTCAGCCTGCCGGCCGAGACGCTACGCCCGGTCGTCACCGCTTTCCTGGCGTTGATCGAAAGCCATCCAGTCCCACGGCGTGCGGCCCAAGGCCGAAAGGAGCGCTTGTCGGCTGAAGGCGTTCCGCTCAGGTCGTGGTGGTCGAGCTCTGACCCGGCCGCCAGACCAGAAGCCGGTTCTCGACCAGCGTCACGATCGAATCGATCAGGATCACGAAGATCGCCAGAATGA
- a CDS encoding ABC transporter permease has product MNRVKLLSLQILVMIVFLAIWHVVTTTSLFGDIKTTQFFFSTPADVLARTWKQLTGADIYYHLGITLTETVLAFVIGSAAGIFFGFAFARNELLAAVFDPYIKAANALPRVVLAPIFALWFGLGIWSKVALGFTLVFFIVFFNVYQGVREVSPTVLANARMLGMNERQLFRHVYWPSALTWMFSSLHTSVGFALVGAVVGEYLGSSAGLGYKIHEAESVFDVTGVFSGMLILAIFVILIDSIVTLVENRLLVWRPGQSSTTTT; this is encoded by the coding sequence ATGAACCGCGTCAAGCTTCTCTCGCTCCAGATCCTGGTGATGATCGTTTTTCTGGCGATCTGGCATGTCGTCACCACCACCAGCCTGTTCGGCGACATCAAGACGACGCAGTTCTTCTTCTCGACCCCGGCCGACGTGCTGGCGCGGACCTGGAAGCAGTTGACCGGCGCCGACATCTACTACCATCTCGGCATCACCCTGACCGAGACCGTGCTCGCCTTCGTGATCGGCTCGGCCGCTGGCATCTTCTTCGGCTTCGCCTTCGCCCGGAACGAACTGCTGGCGGCGGTGTTCGATCCCTACATCAAGGCGGCGAACGCCCTGCCGCGCGTCGTGCTGGCGCCGATCTTCGCGCTCTGGTTCGGCCTCGGCATCTGGTCGAAGGTGGCGCTCGGCTTCACGCTGGTGTTCTTCATCGTCTTCTTCAACGTCTACCAGGGCGTGCGCGAGGTCTCGCCGACGGTGCTGGCCAATGCCCGCATGCTCGGCATGAACGAGCGCCAGCTCTTCCGCCATGTCTATTGGCCGTCGGCGTTGACCTGGATGTTCTCATCCTTGCACACCTCGGTCGGCTTTGCGCTGGTCGGCGCCGTGGTCGGCGAATATCTCGGGTCGTCGGCCGGGCTCGGCTACAAGATCCACGAGGCCGAAAGCGTCTTCGACGTTACCGGCGTGTTCTCGGGCATGCTCATTCTGGCGATCTTCGTGATCCTGATCGATTCGATCGTGACGCTGGTCGAGAACCGGCTTCTGGTCTGGCGGCCGGGTCAGAGCTCGACCACCACGACCTGA
- a CDS encoding ABC transporter ATP-binding protein encodes MESKVSPPANAGAAEEQPAVRLAGIDITFHLQGGSRYQAVKGIDLSVAPGEFVSVVGPTGCGKSTLLNAAAGLLTPSAGKVTIFGQPLSGLNRRAGYLFQQDALMPWKTALDNVKVALEPMGVSDAQADKRARDWLGRVGLRAFVERYPHMLSGGQRKRVALAQMLIRDPEILLMDEPFGPLDAQTRQIMGNLLLDLWSRDRKALIFVTHDLEEAIALSDRVVVMTAGPAAGIVADYKVPLARPRDIAEIRLEKAFHEIHRDIWASLRVEVQKAYAMGEGKELVEGAAS; translated from the coding sequence ATGGAGTCCAAGGTCAGCCCGCCCGCCAATGCGGGTGCGGCAGAAGAGCAGCCGGCGGTCAGGCTCGCCGGCATCGACATCACCTTCCATCTCCAGGGCGGCAGCCGCTACCAGGCGGTGAAGGGCATCGATCTGTCCGTCGCACCCGGAGAGTTCGTCTCGGTGGTCGGGCCGACCGGCTGCGGCAAGTCGACCCTGCTCAACGCTGCCGCCGGGCTGCTGACGCCGTCCGCCGGCAAGGTCACGATCTTCGGCCAGCCGCTCTCGGGCCTCAACCGCCGCGCCGGCTATCTCTTCCAGCAGGACGCGCTGATGCCGTGGAAGACGGCGCTCGACAACGTCAAGGTCGCACTGGAGCCGATGGGCGTCTCGGATGCGCAGGCCGACAAGCGGGCGCGCGACTGGCTCGGTCGCGTGGGCCTGCGCGCCTTCGTCGAGCGCTATCCGCACATGCTCTCGGGCGGCCAGCGCAAGCGCGTGGCCCTCGCGCAGATGCTGATCCGCGATCCCGAGATCCTGCTGATGGACGAGCCCTTCGGGCCGCTCGATGCGCAGACCCGGCAGATCATGGGCAATCTCCTGCTCGATCTCTGGAGCCGCGACCGCAAGGCGCTGATCTTCGTCACGCACGATCTCGAGGAGGCGATCGCGCTGTCCGACCGGGTCGTGGTGATGACGGCCGGGCCGGCCGCCGGCATCGTCGCCGATTACAAGGTGCCGCTGGCGCGTCCGCGCGACATCGCCGAGATCAGACTGGAAAAGGCCTTCCACGAGATCCATCGCGACATCTGGGCCTCGCTCCGGGTCGAAGTCCAGAAGGCCTATGCCATGGGCGAGGGCAAGGAACTGGTCGAGGGAGCCGCGTCATGA
- a CDS encoding DedA family protein, which yields MPPFDQWMHELVAFMRVNQYWAAPIVFLIAFAECVAILSWLVPATVFFTAFGAIAGASGLNLVPLSLAAALGAASGFWISYWVGLVVGPRVGDYWPLRNNPALLQRGHDFFEKWGVLGIAIGHFFGPIRAVVALVAGIVKMPFWPFQVANFAASFAWGFGLIYGAGRFSEYMMQFTAK from the coding sequence ATGCCCCCGTTCGACCAATGGATGCACGAGCTCGTCGCGTTCATGCGCGTCAACCAGTACTGGGCCGCGCCGATCGTCTTCCTCATCGCCTTCGCCGAATGCGTCGCGATCCTGTCTTGGCTGGTGCCTGCGACTGTGTTCTTCACCGCTTTCGGTGCGATCGCCGGCGCCTCCGGCCTCAACCTCGTGCCGCTCTCGCTTGCGGCAGCGCTCGGCGCGGCCTCAGGCTTCTGGATTTCGTACTGGGTCGGCCTCGTTGTCGGCCCGCGCGTCGGCGACTACTGGCCCTTGCGCAATAATCCGGCCCTGCTCCAGCGTGGCCATGACTTCTTCGAGAAATGGGGCGTGCTCGGCATCGCCATCGGCCATTTCTTCGGGCCGATCCGGGCGGTGGTCGCGCTCGTCGCCGGCATCGTGAAGATGCCGTTCTGGCCCTTCCAGGTCGCGAATTTCGCAGCGTCCTTCGCCTGGGGCTTCGGCCTGATCTACGGCGCCGGGCGCTTCTCCGAATACATGATGCAGTTCACCGCCAAATAG
- a CDS encoding helix-hairpin-helix domain-containing protein, with translation MTMSRFAIGLAALALAAGPALAQTATQPTTPAKPAAPVTTPAAPTAPAAKPVAPTTQAQAKKVNINTASAAELEQLKGIGEARSKKIVEERAKAKFKNFDDLVKRSVLPSNVEADIKDSITF, from the coding sequence ATGACGATGTCTCGTTTCGCTATCGGCCTCGCCGCGCTCGCTCTCGCCGCCGGCCCGGCCCTCGCACAGACCGCGACCCAGCCGACGACCCCGGCCAAGCCGGCTGCGCCCGTGACCACGCCTGCCGCCCCGACCGCTCCGGCCGCGAAGCCGGTTGCTCCGACCACCCAGGCTCAGGCCAAGAAGGTCAACATCAACACCGCCAGCGCCGCCGAGCTCGAGCAGCTCAAGGGCATCGGCGAGGCCCGCTCCAAGAAGATCGTCGAGGAGCGCGCCAAGGCGAAGTTCAAGAACTTCGACGATCTGGTGAAGCGCAGCGTGCTGCCCTCCAACGTCGAGGCCGACATCAAGGACAGCATCACCTTCTGA
- a CDS encoding DUF1127 domain-containing protein, translated as MISFIIGSAKPVLAMVEGLGRIFGAIGHWLQSRRDYRTLCDMTERDLRDLGLRDSDLRDATAAPFFGDPTAIISLRAEERRGLAGGESVDQVLRGLSAGAPARPERIAKESDSAVSSRVVFLRAAE; from the coding sequence ATGATCAGCTTCATCATCGGATCGGCCAAGCCCGTGCTCGCAATGGTCGAGGGGCTCGGCCGTATTTTCGGGGCGATCGGCCACTGGCTGCAGTCGCGCCGCGACTATCGCACGCTCTGCGACATGACCGAGCGCGACTTGCGCGATCTCGGTTTGCGCGACAGCGATCTGCGCGACGCGACGGCCGCCCCGTTCTTCGGGGACCCGACGGCGATCATCTCGCTGCGCGCCGAGGAGCGGCGCGGCCTTGCGGGCGGAGAAAGCGTCGACCAGGTCCTGCGCGGACTGAGCGCGGGAGCGCCGGCCCGGCCGGAGCGGATCGCTAAAGAATCCGACAGCGCCGTAAGCAGCCGGGTGGTCTTTCTCAGGGCGGCCGAATGA